A window from Festucalex cinctus isolate MCC-2025b chromosome 4, RoL_Fcin_1.0, whole genome shotgun sequence encodes these proteins:
- the irx3a gene encoding iroquois-class homeodomain protein IRX-3a → MSFPQLGYQYIRPVYPPERQGMAGNARSAAAAAAAAAAAELSPSGALSNVLSSMYGAPFAAAAAQGYGAFLPYSNDISLFNQLGAQYELKDGPGVQHAGFAHHHPAFYPYGQYQFGDPSRPKNATRESTSTLKAWLSEHRKNPYPTKGEKIMLAIITKMTLTQVSTWFANARRRLKKENKMTWAPRNRTDEEGNVYPSDHEGEEGDKREDEEEIDLENIDTENIESKDDLDEQDDLHSELKIDARSDSEGSDGYEDLSEQRFLKAGLHHHHHHHHHLQIHHRGSSPLEIKPDGDKLTSGPVSSPPSENSQAPAQKPKIWSLAETAAAPDNPRKSPQVTPTPPASHQQHGLMAPHRLLASCPSVGKIQSWTNRAFSAHQLALFNSNHYLGLANQAGGGLALYAGGRHTDDKGAGAGTGTGAGTGADSALTGTGPRH, encoded by the exons ATGTCGTTCCCTCAGCTGGGCTACCAGTACATCCGGCCCGTGTACCCTCCGGAGCGCCAGGGCATGGCCGGCAACGCCcgcagcgccgccgccgccgcggccGCCGCAGCCGCCGCCGAACTGAGTCCGTCGGGCGCGCTCTCCAACGTGCTCTCGTCCATGTACGGGGCGCcgttcgccgccgccgccgcgcagGGCTACGGAGCCTTCCTGCCCTACTCCAACGACATCTCGCTTTTCAACCAGCTG GGGGCCCAGTACGAACTGAAGGACGGCCCCGGGGTGCAGCACGCCGGCTTCGCCCACCACCACCCGGCATTCTACCCGTACGGCCAGTACCAGTTCGGCGACCCTTCCCGGCCCAAGAACGCCACGCGTGAGAGCACCAGCACCCTGAAGGCCTGGCTGAGCGAGCACCGCAAGAACCCGTACCCGACCAAGGGCGAGAAGATCATGCTGGCCATCATCACCAAGATGACCCTGACCCAGGTCTCCACCTGGTTCGCCAACGCCCGCCGGAGGCTCAAGAAGGAGAACAAGATGACGTGGGCGCCTCGGAACCGAACCGACGAGGAGGGCAACGTCTACCCCAGCGACCACGAGGGCGAGGAGGGGGACAAgcgggaggacgaggaggagatcGACCTGGAGAACATCGACACGGAGAATATCGAGAGCAAGGACGACCTGGACGAGCAGGACGACCTGCATTCGGAACTGAAAATTGACGCGAGGAGCGACTCGGAGGGTTCCGACGGCTATGAGGATTTATCCGAGCAGAGGTTTCTCAAGGCGGGcctgcaccaccaccaccatcaccaccaccacctccagATCCACCACCGCGGCTCGTCTCCGCTGGAGATCAAACCCGACGGGGACAAACTCACCTCGGGCCCTGTCAGCTCGCCGCCCTCGGAGAACAGCCAGGCGCCGGCCCAGAAACCAAAGATCTGGTCCCTGGCGGAGACGGCCGCGGCGCCGGACAACCCGCGCAAGTCCCCGCAAGTGACTCCCACGCCCCCCGCCTCCCACCAGCAGCACGGCCTCATGGCCCCGCACAGACTTCTCGCGTCTTGTCCCTCCGTGGGGAAGATCCAGTCGTGGACGAACCGAGCCTTCTCGGCGCATCAGCTGGCCCTCTTCAACTCCAACCACTACCTGGGCCTGGCCAACCAGGCCGGGGGCGGCCTGGCGCTGTACGCAGGCGGCCGGCACACGGACGACAAGGGGGCCGGGGCAGGAACTGGGACCGGGGCCGGGACCGGGGCGGACTCTGCGCTCACAGGTACCGGTCCACGACACTga